The Oncorhynchus tshawytscha isolate Ot180627B linkage group LG18, Otsh_v2.0, whole genome shotgun sequence genome has a window encoding:
- the LOC112261919 gene encoding epoxide hydrolase 1 has translation MMIICVCRVGIHCYNVHNRNSLCRTNMLLTWRIRNHVSSIRGISICKVRECLTERGQNLHWFESSRQELHFPRTTGLYFDTKLADGRIDTASCGTATKGSTMFTEILLALVVGGVVYFLVQRSKRHQLKSEDGWWGEGTPMAGEEDLSIRPYTVQTDDEELEDLYRRIDQTRPFPSLEDSQFNYGFNSHYLQKVVTYWRRDFDWRRQVEKLNKFPHYKTNIEGIDVHYVHVRPKNLPEGVTAVPLLMVHGWPGSFYEFYRMIPLLTQPSNPDDIVFEVVCPSIPGYGFSEAPHKKGFDSVCAARVFHKLMKRLGFQQFYAHGGDWGWIVTTNMAQLEPKIIKGLHLNFAPPSKPGLPVVLSIMLGRSFPKLFGFNEHDIQRIYPVVQNLVVESVKESGYMHIQATKPDTVGRALNDSPVGLAAYILEKFSTWTDHDFRNLDDGGLTRKFSLDDLLTNVMIYWTSGCIISSMRFYKENFSKGLDQPHSKMPVHVPTGFACFPNELMHTPKLWVQQKYRELKTFTPMARGGHFAAMEEPELMAQDIQNFTKMQEKMK, from the exons ATGAtgattatatgtgtgtgtagagtcggTATACATTGTTATAACGTTCATAATAGAAATAgtctatgtagaacaaacatgcttCTGACATGGAGAATAAGGAATCACGTCAGCTCTATTCGTGGAATTTCTATCTGCAAAGTTCGAGAATGTTTGACTGAACGTGGCCAAAATTTGCACTGGTTTGAGTCCAGTAGACAAGAACTACATTTCCCACGAACCACTGGTCTCTATTTCGACACTAAACTGGCGGATGGGAGAATTGACACTGCATCTTGTGGAACAGCAACAA AAGGCAGTACCATGTTTACAGAGATTCTGTTAGCCCTGGTGGTGGGAGGAGTGGTCTACTTCCTGGTGCAGAGGAGTAAGAGGCATCAGCTGAAGAGTGAAGATGGCTGGTGGGGGGAGGGGACTCCCATGGCTGGGGAAGAAGATCTCAGCATTCGCCCCTACACAGTCCAAACAGATGACGAGGAGTTGGAG GACCTGTACAGGCGAATAGACCAGACCCGACCCTTCCCCTCTCTAGAGGACAGCCAGTTCAACTACGGCTTCAACTCCCACTATCTGCAGAAGGTGGTCACCTACTGGAGACGTGACTTTGACTGGAGGAGACAAGTGGAAAAACTGAACAAATTCCCACATTACAAAACCAACATTGAAG GCATTGATGTCCACTACGTCCATGTGCGGCCCAAGAACCTCCCTGAGGGCGTGACTGCTGTGCCTCTGCTCATGGTGCACGGCTGGCCAGGCTCTTTCTACGAGTTCTACAGGATGATACCCCTCCTGACTCAACCCTCCAACCCAGACGACATCGTGTTtgaggtggtgtgtccttccATCCCTGGGTACGGCTTCTCCGAGGCTCCACATAAGAAAG GTTTTGACTCTGTGTGTGCGGCCCGTGTGTTCCACAAGCTGATGAAGAGACTGGGCTTCCAACAGTTCTATGCTCATGGAGGAGACTGGGGATGGATCGTCACTACCAACATGGCCCAGCTGGAGCCCaa AATAATCAAAGGCTTACATCTCAACTTTGCTCCCCCCTCCAAACCGGGTCTGCCCGTGGTTTTGTCTATAATGCTGGGCCGCAGTTTCCCCAAGCTGTTTGGCTTCAACGAACACGACATTCAGCGCATCTACCCCGTTGTGCAGAACCTAGTGGTGGAGTCTGTCAAGGAGTCAGGATACATGCACATCCAGGCCACCAAGCCTGACACTGTGG GTCGAGCGTTGAATGATTCTCCGGTGGGTCTTGCTGCCTATATCTTGGAGAAGTTCTCCACCTGGACTGACCATGACTTCAGGAACCTGGATGACGGAGGACTTACGAG GAAGTTCAGTCTGGATGACCTGCTGACCAACGTGATGATCTACTGGACATCTGGCTGCATCATCTCCTCTATGCGCTTCTACAAGGAGAACTTCAGCAAGGGTCTTGACCAGCCACACTCAAA gATGCCAGTGCACGTGCCCACCGGTTTTGCCTGCTTCCCCAACGAGCTGATGCACACCCCCAAGCTGTGGGTGCAGCAGAAGTACCGCGAGCTGAAGACCTTCACGCCCATGGCCCGAGGAGGACACTTCGCCGCCATGGAGGAGCCAGAACTCATGGCCCAGGACATCCAGAACTTCACCAAGATGCAGGAGAAGATGAAGTGA